From Deltaproteobacteria bacterium, one genomic window encodes:
- a CDS encoding NAD(+)/NADH kinase, whose product MKDIHRILLVTKADNLQAAELGGQIMDWLVQRGLQVRQVENRLATSIMMTDSENPDLIMVVGGDGTMLGVIRRIHGLGIPVLGVNAGHVGFLAESCSEGWESKLGLLLDGRFTVWDRPVLKYEVIKNGRSVQTGPAVNDIVVGRGSLARLIRLDISYGGEPVTGLRADGLITATPTGSSGYGISCGGPLVHPSMAAYVLIPICPFMGGFPPMILPMDKTVVIRLAERQSGVYLTLDGQECLGLDFGDEVRISRDPVPARFLELSSDAYFSRLRDKGFVRSD is encoded by the coding sequence ATGAAAGACATTCATCGCATCCTCCTTGTGACCAAGGCCGACAACCTCCAGGCCGCGGAACTCGGTGGTCAGATCATGGATTGGCTCGTACAACGGGGTCTTCAGGTCAGACAGGTGGAAAATCGATTGGCCACGTCGATCATGATGACCGACAGCGAAAATCCGGACTTGATCATGGTCGTCGGCGGGGATGGAACCATGCTCGGGGTCATCAGGCGCATCCATGGTCTTGGCATCCCAGTTCTGGGCGTCAACGCCGGCCATGTCGGCTTTCTGGCCGAGTCCTGCTCCGAAGGGTGGGAGTCGAAACTGGGCCTTCTTCTGGACGGACGTTTTACCGTTTGGGATAGACCCGTGCTCAAATACGAAGTCATCAAAAACGGACGCAGTGTACAAACCGGCCCGGCGGTCAACGATATCGTCGTTGGTCGAGGCTCCCTGGCCCGACTCATCAGACTCGACATATCCTACGGTGGCGAACCTGTGACCGGATTGCGGGCTGACGGGCTGATCACTGCCACGCCCACCGGCTCATCCGGATACGGCATTTCCTGCGGCGGCCCACTGGTCCACCCGTCCATGGCCGCTTACGTGCTCATTCCCATCTGTCCGTTCATGGGTGGTTTTCCACCCATGATCCTACCCATGGACAAGACTGTCGTCATTCGCCTGGCCGAACGCCAAAGCGGAGTCTACCTGACCCTCGACGGTCAGGAATGCCTGGGACTGGACTTTGGCGACGAGGTTCGGATCAGCCGCGACCCCGTCCCGGCGCGGTTTCTGGAATTGTCTTCAGATGCTTATTTTTCGAGGCTCAGGGACAAGGGGTTTGTCCGATCCGACTGA
- a CDS encoding tetratricopeptide repeat protein, whose protein sequence is MKIMKYGQRSAYDGIIIDYLTNQGGGFVLTTQDPIFGKTLRGAMRFLGLNYDMIQSTLGIGDLAKKLKTGFIKHSRLILFIEARSEGRSNIHDLKALKEHFGDRLRIIVLTAETSKAGIVFMGELGVDSVIVKPVSINSLIQKIALTIRPNTEFERRVDSIQALIEEGAYETAKGEIGVLLEKKPDSSIAMILKGDIARLEGDVSQAEVCYLQAANFSKLYIKPLQKLVSLYESVEDRDKLVKALLRLDQLSPMNHQRKIDIGRLYSFEGDREKARDYFGRALQIVKEEAKDMLAATLMEIGRKISEADPDMSLDYMREALDLKDERSSMDDLWMFNELGLAYRQRGDWQKAVQIYEKALKIVRNDGGIHYNLAMAFAQGREFRKASKHAQLAEEHSPDLIDNPTAAFNMASIYVKTAQADRARIFLQSCLRVSPGHKGAQELLASLTR, encoded by the coding sequence ATGAAGATCATGAAGTATGGCCAACGATCGGCCTACGATGGCATCATCATCGATTATCTGACCAATCAGGGAGGGGGATTCGTTCTGACCACCCAGGACCCCATTTTCGGCAAGACCCTCCGCGGGGCCATGCGGTTTCTGGGCCTCAACTACGACATGATCCAGAGCACCTTGGGCATCGGGGACTTGGCAAAAAAGCTCAAGACCGGGTTCATCAAGCACTCTCGGCTCATCCTGTTCATCGAGGCCAGATCAGAAGGTCGAAGCAACATCCACGATCTCAAGGCCCTGAAGGAGCATTTCGGAGACAGGCTGCGGATCATCGTCTTGACCGCCGAGACGTCCAAGGCCGGCATTGTGTTCATGGGCGAACTCGGGGTGGACTCGGTCATCGTCAAGCCGGTTTCCATCAATTCCCTGATCCAGAAAATCGCCTTGACAATCAGGCCCAATACCGAATTCGAGCGGAGGGTGGACAGTATCCAAGCACTCATCGAAGAGGGGGCCTACGAGACGGCCAAAGGTGAAATCGGCGTTCTTCTGGAGAAGAAGCCGGACAGTTCCATCGCCATGATCCTCAAGGGAGATATCGCCCGGCTCGAAGGAGACGTGTCGCAGGCCGAGGTCTGCTACCTCCAAGCTGCCAATTTTTCCAAGCTTTATATCAAGCCCTTGCAGAAACTCGTCTCCCTCTACGAGTCCGTCGAAGATCGTGACAAGCTCGTCAAGGCCCTGCTTCGGCTGGACCAGCTCTCGCCCATGAATCATCAAAGAAAAATCGACATTGGCCGTCTGTACAGCTTTGAAGGTGATAGGGAGAAGGCCCGGGACTATTTCGGCAGGGCTCTCCAGATTGTCAAGGAGGAGGCCAAGGACATGCTGGCCGCGACCCTCATGGAGATCGGCCGCAAGATCAGCGAGGCTGATCCGGATATGTCTCTTGACTACATGCGCGAGGCCCTGGATCTCAAGGACGAGAGGTCTTCCATGGACGACCTGTGGATGTTCAACGAACTTGGATTGGCCTACAGGCAGCGGGGAGATTGGCAGAAGGCGGTACAGATCTACGAGAAGGCTCTGAAAATCGTCCGGAATGACGGCGGAATCCATTACAACCTGGCCATGGCCTTCGCCCAGGGCCGGGAGTTCCGCAAGGCCTCCAAGCACGCCCAGCTGGCCGAGGAGCACTCCCCTGACCTGATCGATAACCCGACCGCGGCTTTCAACATGGCATCAATCTACGTCAAGACGGCCCAGGCGGATAGGGCCAGGATTTTCCTTCAATCCTGCCTGCGGGTCTCGCCGGGGCACAAGGGCGCCCAGGAGCTCCTGGCAAGCTTGACCCGATAG
- a CDS encoding sugar phosphate isomerase/epimerase has protein sequence MRSWSWSTICRFGFRKISTSLPEPTSSTSTGTRTSCNWPPSTLGPRGETVVPFVNLPLSHVVRHPHYLELFLECRINPELGLDAWACDHLGLDWHRNLARTLSESGLSCSIHLPFFDLQPGGLDSLIVKATRERLSRALDLADVYAPKRLVAHGAFRPPLYEFYLEDWVRESVRTWEHCLDSMPDSGLLVLENVWETSPEPLLRVLAELPEKRVGLCLDLGHWYAFGQGWERKDLNAWIEKIAPRLAHVHLHDNHGHRDEHLGMGCGTIPWAEFFECIRRFGARPTATLEPHESAALIHSLHFLVDRGQDLECLSLTGPPLQKVLSGVSDFLGRFEGAQGGGGR, from the coding sequence ATCAGGTCGTGGTCATGGTCAACGATTTGCCGCTTCGGTTTTCGCAAGATTTCGACCTCCCTCCCGGAGCCCACATCCTCAACGTCTACGGGCACACGGACCTCCTGCAATTGGCCACCATCGACCTTAGGGCCGAGGGGGGAGACGGTCGTGCCGTTCGTTAACCTCCCCCTCAGCCATGTCGTCCGCCATCCTCATTATTTGGAACTGTTTCTGGAATGTCGGATCAACCCGGAACTGGGACTGGACGCCTGGGCCTGCGACCATCTGGGCCTCGATTGGCATCGGAATCTGGCCCGAACCCTTTCCGAATCCGGACTGTCTTGTTCCATTCATTTGCCCTTTTTCGATCTGCAACCCGGGGGGCTGGATAGCCTGATCGTCAAGGCCACCCGGGAACGACTTTCCAGAGCCCTGGATCTGGCTGACGTGTACGCACCCAAGCGACTCGTAGCCCACGGGGCTTTTCGTCCCCCCCTATATGAATTTTATCTCGAGGACTGGGTTCGGGAGTCGGTTCGGACCTGGGAACACTGTCTGGACTCCATGCCCGATTCCGGCCTGCTTGTGCTGGAGAACGTATGGGAGACCAGCCCTGAGCCCTTGCTCCGGGTTTTGGCCGAATTGCCCGAAAAGCGCGTCGGCCTGTGTCTGGACCTTGGGCATTGGTACGCTTTCGGACAGGGCTGGGAGCGCAAGGACCTGAATGCCTGGATCGAAAAGATCGCCCCGAGGTTGGCCCATGTCCATTTGCACGACAATCACGGCCACCGAGACGAGCATCTCGGTATGGGGTGCGGAACTATCCCCTGGGCCGAATTCTTCGAGTGCATTCGCCGATTCGGCGCCAGACCTACGGCCACCTTGGAACCACACGAGTCTGCGGCCCTGATTCACAGTCTCCACTTTCTGGTCGATCGAGGACAGGACCTCGAGTGTCTGTCCCTGACCGGGCCGCCGTTGCAAAAGGTTTTGTCGGGAGTTTCCGATTTTCTGGGCCGTTTCGAGGGTGCCCAGGGTGGGGGCGGCCGATGA
- the pyrE gene encoding orotate phosphoribosyltransferase: MPDLEDMKTRLAGILLEKSYIEGEFILTSGQKSDYYFDCKQTALHPEGSFLIGSILLDLALGFPGLEGVGGMTLGADPLVSAVTLLSHIRNTPLPGFIVRKQSKGHGTNQFLEGMANFGQGMKVCLLEDVVTTGGTLLTACQRVEDAGLSIVGILCVLDREQGGDARLKEHGYELRSIFTRRELLARGR; this comes from the coding sequence ATGCCTGACCTCGAGGACATGAAGACCAGACTGGCCGGAATTCTTCTTGAGAAGTCCTACATCGAGGGTGAATTCATCCTGACCTCGGGACAGAAAAGCGATTACTACTTCGACTGCAAGCAGACGGCCCTCCATCCTGAAGGCAGTTTTTTGATTGGCAGCATTCTGCTCGATCTTGCCCTCGGATTCCCTGGCCTGGAAGGGGTCGGCGGCATGACCCTGGGGGCCGATCCTCTGGTTTCGGCCGTTACGCTTCTGTCCCACATCCGCAACACCCCTCTGCCGGGGTTCATCGTTCGCAAACAATCGAAGGGTCACGGCACGAATCAGTTTCTGGAGGGCATGGCCAACTTCGGCCAGGGCATGAAGGTCTGTCTGCTGGAGGATGTTGTCACTACCGGAGGCACCCTGCTGACGGCCTGCCAAAGGGTGGAGGACGCCGGGCTATCCATCGTCGGGATCCTCTGCGTGCTTGATCGGGAACAGGGCGGCGACGCGAGACTCAAGGAGCATGGCTATGAACTCAGGTCCATCTTCACGCGGCGGGAATTGCTTGCCAGAGGCCGCTGA
- a CDS encoding adenylosuccinate lyase, producing MIERYSRPEMRDLWTLEARFRAWLEVELAVCRAWSGLGRIPAQDLQVILERADFSLDRILEIEEQTRHDVIAFLTAVEERVGPSSRYIHLGCTSSDIVDTANALVLTRAGRIILDDLVMVLGILKDMAHKHRGRLVMGRTHGIHAEPTSFGLKLAGFYAEFERAKARFAQAVESIRVGKISGAVGTYAHLLPEVEADACRILGLEVDPVSTQIIQRDRHAHYFTSLALLAGAVERLAVELRHLQRTEVLEVEEGFRAGQKGSSAMPHKKNPISAENLCGLARVVRSNALATMENMALWHERDISHSSAERIVMPDSTILADYMLHRLGGLLSNLRIIPENMDRNLEASYGLHFSQRVLNALIDHGLERQKAYVMVQKTAMESWSRRVSFPELVRQDQDLATIIRDEEFDDLFDPSYYLRFENHIFERVFPPARRDDA from the coding sequence ATGATCGAACGATATTCCCGTCCCGAGATGCGGGATCTCTGGACCCTGGAGGCCAGGTTCAGGGCCTGGCTCGAGGTCGAGCTCGCCGTATGTCGAGCCTGGAGCGGTCTGGGCCGAATTCCTGCACAGGATCTACAGGTTATTCTGGAACGGGCGGACTTCAGCTTGGACCGCATCCTGGAGATCGAGGAGCAGACCCGCCACGATGTCATCGCCTTCCTCACCGCAGTGGAGGAGCGGGTCGGACCCTCGTCGCGCTACATTCATCTGGGCTGCACTTCCTCGGACATCGTGGACACGGCCAACGCCCTGGTCCTGACCCGGGCCGGGCGAATAATCCTTGACGATTTGGTAATGGTTTTGGGCATTCTCAAGGACATGGCCCACAAGCACAGGGGGCGTCTAGTCATGGGCCGGACGCATGGAATACATGCCGAACCTACAAGCTTCGGCCTGAAGCTGGCCGGCTTCTACGCGGAGTTCGAACGGGCAAAGGCACGCTTCGCCCAGGCCGTCGAATCCATCCGGGTGGGAAAGATTTCCGGGGCAGTGGGGACCTACGCCCACCTTCTGCCGGAAGTCGAGGCCGATGCCTGCCGGATCCTGGGGCTTGAGGTCGATCCCGTTTCCACCCAGATCATTCAGCGTGATCGTCATGCCCACTATTTCACGTCCCTGGCCCTTCTGGCCGGGGCTGTAGAGCGATTGGCCGTGGAGCTCAGGCATTTGCAGAGGACCGAGGTCCTCGAAGTCGAGGAAGGATTTCGGGCCGGCCAAAAAGGATCCTCGGCCATGCCCCACAAGAAAAATCCAATCTCGGCCGAGAATCTCTGCGGCCTGGCAAGGGTGGTCCGTTCCAATGCCCTGGCGACTATGGAGAACATGGCTCTCTGGCACGAGAGGGACATCAGCCATTCCTCGGCCGAGCGGATTGTCATGCCCGACTCGACCATTCTGGCCGACTATATGCTCCACAGGCTGGGCGGGCTTTTGTCCAATCTGCGGATCATCCCCGAAAACATGGACCGGAATCTCGAGGCCTCCTACGGGCTGCATTTTTCGCAGCGGGTTCTCAATGCCCTCATCGATCACGGTCTGGAGCGCCAGAAGGCTTACGTCATGGTCCAGAAGACGGCCATGGAGAGCTGGAGCAGGAGGGTTTCGTTCCCGGAGCTTGTCCGCCAGGATCAAGACCTCGCCACCATCATTCGCGACGAAGAGTTCGACGATCTTTTCGATCCGTCCTACTATTTGCGATTCGAGAACCATATTTTCGAGCGGGTCTTTCCGCCCGCGAGGAGGGATGATGCCTGA
- a CDS encoding zinc ribbon domain-containing protein → MPIYEYRCQDCQQIFEEWQKGYEDQSVPCPVCGGTSKRLISNTCFVLKGSGWYVTDYCRKGEHSSQTAAGGNGDGQKKQETASSSEKSSATTDSSASPQA, encoded by the coding sequence ATGCCCATCTACGAATACCGTTGCCAGGACTGCCAGCAGATTTTCGAAGAATGGCAAAAGGGATATGAAGATCAGAGTGTACCCTGCCCAGTGTGCGGCGGTACCTCCAAACGGCTTATCTCCAACACCTGTTTCGTGCTCAAAGGCAGTGGTTGGTATGTGACCGACTATTGCCGTAAGGGAGAACATTCCTCCCAGACAGCCGCAGGCGGCAACGGAGACGGTCAGAAAAAGCAGGAAACAGCATCTTCTTCCGAAAAGTCTTCGGCCACGACGGACTCGTCAGCCTCGCCACAGGCCTGA